A region from the Fusarium musae strain F31 chromosome 1, whole genome shotgun sequence genome encodes:
- a CDS encoding hypothetical protein (EggNog:ENOG41) — MSNPTYKIANVSETTLVDTTKPSTSTKPGLETTPHKPSLKEKIQRKLAGSVDPTKKPADPYKSWEARSGQQDNHFKPNAKANAFPVALL, encoded by the exons atgtcGAACCCTACATACAAGATCGCCAACGTCTCCGAGACAACACTTGTTGACACAACAAAGCCTTCAACAAGTACCAAGCCTG GTCTTGAAACAACACCTCATAAACCTTCACTCAAGGAAAAGATCCAGAGGAAGCTGGCAGGCTCTGTCGACCCTACAAAAAAGCCAGCTGATCCTTACAAGTCATGGGAAGCTCGATCAGGTCAGCAAGACAATCACTTCAAGCCGAATGCCAAAGCTAATGCGTTCCCAGTAGCACTGCTCTAA
- a CDS encoding hypothetical protein (EggNog:ENOG41) — protein sequence MSFDCGFDIFPILCPTPENKMRYAEFLDDLTTVYKTDEEARLLILPSDADFPKFFDKRFVHFALTNNPRIPADPNNCDLFYSLRSTSVFDAAVIDTVKEIFVIAQHHFGSRVHFWTDESVIYTKGEVLRSEWEVSKREDVSDSK from the coding sequence atgtcTTTTGACTGCGGCTTCGACATCTTCCCCATCCTCTGCCCAACCCCCGAGAACAAAATGAGGTACGCCGAATTCCTCGACGACCTAACAACCGTCTACAAGACCGACGAAGAAGCCcgtctcctcatcctcccctCCGACGCCGACTTCCCCAAGTTTTTCGACAAGCGCTTCGTCCACTTCGCGCTCACCAACAACCCGCGCATCCCCGCCGACCCCAACAACTGCGACCTGTTCTACAGCCTGCGCAGCACGAGCGTCTTCGACGCCGCCGTCATCGACACCGTCAAGGAGATCTTCGTCATCGCGCAGCACCATTTTGGAAGCCGCGTGCACTTCTGGACCGATGAGAGCGTCATCTACACGAAGGGAGAGGTCCTCCGCTCGGAGTGGGAGGTCTCCAAGAGAGAGGATGTCTCGGACTCGAAGTGA